The genomic stretch GCGCCTTTTGTTCCTGCTTTATGTCCGTATCGTGAAAGCTCTACAGGCTCTTTTTCTTTCTTTTCCTTAGGAGCTTTTTCCTTCTTAGCAGGCTTTTCTTTCTTTTCTTTCTTGGCAGGTTTTTCCTGTTCTTTCTTTTCTTCTTCTTCCTTCTCTGCTTCTTTTCCTTCTTCCTTGTTTCCAAGCTCGTCACTAAAAGTATCTTCATAAAAATCAATAACAGGAGCATACTTCTTATCTTTTAGCATTTTCTCTTCTGCCTCTGCATCAAGACCTTCATAGGCATCAGCAAAATGCTCAAGCAAATCCTTCTTTTTAACTCCTACTGTTCTGATTTCCTTCTCCAAAAAACCGCTTTTGTTAAGGATTTTAATAACACTTACCAATTCACTACCGTTGATTTCTTCCAAATCTTTCATAACAACTCCTTTTCTTTTTTTGATTTTTATTACTTTATTATAACATGCTTTGCATGTTTTTGATGAAAATATTTTAAGGCATATCAATTATTTTATGCAACTGGAGATTGATAATTGCTTCATCAAATTGCGCTTCTTTTAACCATTTAAATAGTTCAGGAACTTCTATATTCCCATGACAAGGGGAGAAAGCAAAACGACCTATAAATCCTGATTTCTTGATTTGACTGCTTATTTCTATGGCTCGATCAAAATCCTTTCTATCGGCTATAACAAATTTAACAAAATCAGGATTTTCTAAAGCATTAAAATTATTAAGGTTCATAAACTTTTCCATCCCTGATGAAGGAAGTTTATAATCCATAACAATACAAAAAACCTGACGATCTATTACCTTTTCTACATTGAATGCGCCGTTAGTTTCAATAGCAATTTTATATACTCCTGAATCTTTTTCATTAATATAATCTATTAATTCGATCAATTCTTTTTTCTGCGATAGCGGTTCGCCACCTGTAATTGTAATATTTCTATTGCCTATTTTTACTATTTCTTGAAAGATTTCTTCTTTGGACATATCATATCCAGACCAAATATCAGCCGCAAAAGGAGTATCACACCAAGAACACCGCAAATTGCAACCAGCTAACCGAACAAATGTGCAAATGCTTCCTTGATAAGCGGCTGTAACTTCTCCATTAATTGATTCAAAAATACTATGTACCTTCATCCTATCTCCTTTCTTAATAATTATTTATAGAATATCCTTCACATATAGGGTCTGCTTTAGGATGATCTAATAAATTTTTCTTGCATTGTGGACAACGGACTCTTGGGGTAATATCAGCATCCAAAGGTAAAGTTTTGATCTTATGCTTTTCCCCGCAAGTTGGACAAATAGCGATCATCGTAATTATTTCATCAGGATCATGCTTCGTGTAAAACTTTTTTCTGGTATTCGCAAATCTTTCTCTTATCCTTATTTTTGCACATTCAGGGCATCTTTGCCTTTTAGATTTTACAGGAACCATCATTTCCTTTTTACAATCAGGACAAATAAATTTTTTAGTTTTCTCATTCATGTTCTCTCCTACGGCAACCACTCTGGGAAAATCACTTGCTTTTTAATTTCCGCACAAAATATTTTCCAACTAGGCAAACGATGATTTGATCTTTGCAAGAGGATTTCTCTAAGGTTTTTATAATTTAGTTTCCATTCTCTTGTTTGCAAATAACCTTCTGGAAGAGAATCTTTTAATTCTTCCAAATTCTCAGAGGTTGATTCGACAATATATTTTTGAACCAATTCATTTAAGTATTGAATATAGCTTTCCGGTATAGGGGTATTGAAATCTTCATTTGTTAATTTTCTTTTATACAAGGTGTGCATGGTACTACCTGATTGTTTGGTAGTCAAGCGATAAGTATCAGCTTCTTGCCAAAAATTTCTTGATGCTCTAATTAACCACCATGTATCGATATGTTCCAGAAACTTATTATGCCCATGATCTTTATTGCATAATCTTCCAGCTACTTCATTAAAGATATATTCCTTTTCTAAAAATATATCATAATAATAATCTAAAGCACCTTCAACTCTTCTATTAAGAGATAAGCCTATCAATGCCGATTCTCTTCCTGCTTCTTCCAACTTAATTACTTTAATTTGTGACATTTTAATTTCCCTTTCCCATTCTACACATAGCCAAAACCCAAATAACAGTCATTTCACCAACAACTATCCCTGCAATAAATGTTAAAATATAGTTCCAATCCATCTTTCTCTCCTTTAGCCCCAATAATGGCTAGGTTGAATGTCCCAAACTTTTTTCTCCTCTATCCCTTTTTCTATCCGATATTGTTTTTTTCTATAATCTTCACGCCTTTTTGCTTCCCTATTCTTTGTTCTATACTTTTCTACATTCTCCCAATATCTTTTCTTTGCTTTCATATTAATCCATTGAGAAGAACAAGAAGCCTTGCAACATTTCTGATCTGCTGTATGAGGAACAAATTTTTCTCCGCATACTATACAAACTCTTGGTTCAAAAACTTTTCTGGCAAGAATTCTTTGTTCCTTTTCATATTCTTGTTTATGTTCTAAACAACAAAAGATATGAGGGTTAGTTTTGGTTTTAAATTCTTCTTTACAATAAGGACAAATTTTTATTTGAGTTTTATGCTTGCTTTGGTATCTTTCTCTTTCATATTCCCTCTTCCACTTTTTCCTGCATTCTTGATTACAGAATTTTTGTTTGTGATATTTCCTAATAAACAATGTGCCGCAAATAGGGCATTTCTTAATTTCCGCCACTGCTTTTTTATTTCGTCGATAACTATGCTTCTTTTGGTGAGAAGGACAGCAATATTTTTGAGCGTTATTATGCTTTTCAAAAGGTTGTTTGCACCATAAACAAATAGCTTGCATTAATGAATCCTTAAAGAAGAAGGAACTTGTTCCAAAATATCAACTCTTTGAGATAAATATCGGAAACCTATTCCTTCATCGGTTAATTTAGCATTAATCATTTCTAATGCTGTCATTAATAATAACCTTGATTGGTTAATAACAGCGGCTATTTCTGGATTTTCTTCAACTACTTCTTCCAGAATTTCATTTTCATCCATTATGCTTTCCACTCACAATAAGAAGTCGATGTTTCCCAAAGTCTTACTCTAATTAATTCTTTTCCTTCTTTGCAAATGGCTGGTGCCAAATTAGCCGATATCCAAATAGTTAAATTTTCTGCTGTTGGAATAAAAAGAATATTGTTAAGCCAAGAATGATCAAGCATGGAAATAATTCTATCATTTACGATATCCTTCAATTTAGCAAAATCAATAATCATTCCTGAACCATCAGTTGAACCTTCTACTTCTATTTCTAACTTATAACTATGTCCATGATCATTTGAACATGGGCCATCATAATCAGGCAGTTTATGACCAGCT from Syntrophorhabdaceae bacterium encodes the following:
- a CDS encoding radical SAM protein, producing MKVHSIFESINGEVTAAYQGSICTFVRLAGCNLRCSWCDTPFAADIWSGYDMSKEEIFQEIVKIGNRNITITGGEPLSQKKELIELIDYINEKDSGVYKIAIETNGAFNVEKVIDRQVFCIVMDYKLPSSGMEKFMNLNNFNALENPDFVKFVIADRKDFDRAIEISSQIKKSGFIGRFAFSPCHGNIEVPELFKWLKEAQFDEAIINLQLHKIIDMP
- a CDS encoding 6-carboxytetrahydropterin synthase, giving the protein AGHKLPDYDGPCSNDHGHSYKLEIEVEGSTDGSGMIIDFAKLKDIVNDRIISMLDHSWLNNILFIPTAENLTIWISANLAPAICKEGKELIRVRLWETSTSYCEWKA